From Rutidosis leptorrhynchoides isolate AG116_Rl617_1_P2 chromosome 3, CSIRO_AGI_Rlap_v1, whole genome shotgun sequence, a single genomic window includes:
- the LOC139900839 gene encoding uncharacterized protein: MPRGMLEDVIVKVEDFYYPVDFVVMDIEPRKRDAQPTIILGRPFLATINAHINCRTGAMDISFGNRKMRINIFNPLHVPYVHECYQVDIVDEQVEKHTSHLITNDVVEVFCLGDEDDIECEEVKVVELAIANLTGVQEQALIEVINKYKAAVGRTIADLKGISPSVCMHHIVTDSEVKPSRDTQRRLNPNMQEVVKKEVLKWLDAGIIFPISDSQWVSPTQTVPKKAGLTVMEIEEGEKITTRPVTGWRRCMMSIFSELIGESLEIFMDDFSKFERGFEVDRAKVQLISTLPPPTNVKGVRSFLGHAGFYRRFIKDFSAISKPLCNLLLKDIPFDFDDQCKEAFSTPKRKLTETPILQSPDWTKSFEIMCDASDYAAGAILGQRVDRKLVVIYYARKTFSEAQVNYTTTEKELLAVVFALDKFRSYLWGSKVVVFSDHIALRHLLEKKETKPRLIRCILLLQEFDLEIRDKKGIENVVVDHFSRIPPPPFDPAKQIQENFPDECLFSVVQVPWFAHIVNYLVTKKVPEHWNKHKKDYFFSQVKHYIWEDLVLYRIRPDQIIRRCVAEDEHKDILAHCHTFACG; the protein is encoded by the exons ATGCCTAGGGGTATGTTAGAAGATGTGATAGTAAAAGTGGAGGATTTTTATTACCCGGTTGACTTTGTAGTGATGGATATTGAACCTAGGAAGAGAGATGCCCAACCCACGATAATCTTGGGGCGCCCGTTTTTAGCCACTATAAATGCCCATATAAACTGTAGAACGGGTGCCATGGACATATCATTCGGAAATAGGAAAATGAGGATTAATATCTTTAATCCTCTTCATGTCCCATATGTCCATGAATGCTACCAAGTAGATATAGTTGATGAGCAGGTGGAAAAACATACTTCTCATTTGATAACAAATGATGTGGTGGAAGTATTTTGCTTAGGAGATGAGGATGACATTGAATGTGAGGAAGTTAAGGTGGTTGAGTTGGCCATAGCAA ATTTGACAGGTGTGCAGGAACAAGCTTTAATTGAGGTGATCAATAAGTACAAAGCTGCAGTGGGAAGGACAATAGCTGATTTGAAAGGGATAAGTCCCTCGGTATGTATGCATCATATAGTGACAGATTCTGAGGTTAAACCTTCTCGTGACactcaacgaaggttaaacccgaaCATGCAGGAGGTTGTAAAGAAAGAGGTGCTTAAGTGGTTGGATGCAGGGATTATCTTCCCTATTTCGGATAGTCAGTGGGTGAGTCCCACTCAAACAGTGCCAAAGAAAGCTGGACTCACGGTCATGGAAATCGAGGAAGGAGAAAAGATCACAACTCGTCCCGTGACGGGTTggcgg AGATGTATGATGAGTATTTTTTCAGAACTAATAGGCGAGTCTTTAgaaattttcatggatgatttcTCAAAATTTG AACGGGGATTTGAAGTAGATAGGGCCAAGGTGCAACTAATTTCAACGTTGCCACCACCGACCAATGTCAAGGGGGTAAGGTCATTTTTGGGACATGCGGGGTTCTAtcgtaggtttatcaaagattttagtGCGATTTCTAAACCATTGTGCAACTTGTTGTTAAAAGATATACCGTTTGACTTTGATGACCAATGTAAGGAGGCCTTTAGCACCCCTAAGCGTAAGTTGACCGAGACACCCATTTTGCAATCACCCGATTGGACCAAATCGTTTGAAATTATGTGTGATGCAAGCGATTATGCAGCTGGGGCTATTTTAGGGCAAAGGGTTGATAGGAAATTGGTAGTTATATACTATGCTCGTAAGACTTTTTCGGAAGCCCAAGTAAATTACACCACAACCGAAAAGGAGTTATTAGCGGTAGTATTTGCCTTAGACAAGTTTAGGTCATATTTGTGGGGATCTAAGGTAGTTGTTTTCTCGGACCATATTGCATTAAGACATTTGTTAGAGAAAAAGGAGACCAAACCTAGATTAATTAGGTGCATCTTGTTGTTGCAAGAATTCGATTTGGAAATAAGGGATAAGAAGGGAATAGAGAATGTGGTGGTGGACCATTTTTCTAGGATACCCCCGCCACCGTTTGACCCTGCTAAACAAATTCAGGAAAATTTCCCGGACGAGTGTTTGTTTAGTGTTGTGCAGGTACCTTGGTTTGCTCATATTGTTAACTATTTGGTGACTAAAAAAGTACCGGAGCATTGGAACAAGCACAAGAAGGATTACTTTTTCTCACAGGTTAAGCATTACATTTGGGAGGACCTGGTTCTTTACCGAATTAGACCCGACCAAATCATAAGGAGATGTGTAGCGGAAGACGAGCATAAAGACATACTAGCTCATTGCCATACTTTTGCATGTGGATGA